The Longimicrobiales bacterium genome includes a window with the following:
- a CDS encoding polyprenyl synthetase family protein — protein sequence MTLSPVFRSQDAVLLLAGQGVWDHLAGDMEAQANAVRMVYADLEGVLGEEFRTEAAHVPSASEVTTPEGLHFLQEYFFLILFRSIFGSLGVTQDRLKAYTELNFCIKGTITAADNIFDDQEKSLLPLAPHAGVRFVSILQLMSFERLTRKVLDRAQDAAILTGDQRDGIQKGLLDRMASIGILEGSEEGGVDEIPTPEVMVEKVHRIRGGSLFALAFAAPSVLETGDMAEKMAKAEVAVAQLGTAFQIVDDLTDFEFDVGRRTHNLLTSQIHHHGSPEEKAALDRFWNGEAVAEGAVESIFRHSARAVLETAYAEARAAFAGLQALGHWFDPALADEVVHAIVGLDGVARMEALTSEA from the coding sequence ATGACGCTTTCTCCCGTTTTTCGTTCCCAGGATGCTGTCCTGCTCCTCGCTGGACAGGGCGTTTGGGATCATTTGGCCGGTGATATGGAGGCCCAAGCGAACGCTGTGCGGATGGTCTACGCGGACCTGGAAGGGGTTCTCGGGGAGGAATTCCGCACAGAGGCCGCACACGTGCCGTCCGCGAGTGAAGTCACAACTCCAGAGGGGCTCCACTTTTTGCAGGAGTACTTCTTCTTGATCCTCTTCCGCTCGATCTTCGGGTCCCTCGGTGTGACTCAGGATCGGTTGAAGGCGTACACGGAGCTGAACTTCTGCATCAAGGGCACGATCACGGCCGCAGACAACATCTTCGACGACCAGGAAAAGTCGCTTCTGCCGCTCGCGCCCCACGCTGGGGTTCGCTTTGTGTCCATTCTACAGCTCATGAGCTTTGAGCGGCTGACACGGAAGGTGTTGGACCGGGCACAGGACGCTGCGATCCTCACGGGGGATCAGCGCGATGGTATACAGAAGGGGCTCTTGGACCGCATGGCCTCGATCGGCATCCTAGAAGGCTCCGAAGAGGGAGGGGTCGATGAGATCCCGACACCGGAGGTCATGGTCGAGAAGGTGCATCGGATCCGGGGCGGGTCGCTTTTCGCCTTAGCGTTTGCTGCTCCGAGCGTGCTTGAAACGGGCGACATGGCAGAAAAGATGGCCAAGGCCGAGGTCGCTGTGGCCCAACTCGGTACGGCTTTCCAGATCGTCGACGATCTCACCGATTTCGAATTCGATGTGGGCCGACGGACGCATAACCTCCTCACGTCGCAGATCCATCATCATGGATCGCCTGAGGAAAAGGCTGCGCTTGATCGATTCTGGAACGGTGAAGCCGTTGCAGAGGGTGCTGTCGAGAGCATCTTCCGCCACTCGGCGCGGGCTGTCCTCGAGACCGCGTATGCCGAGGCACGCGCTGCGTTCGCGGGTCTACAGGCGCTAGGTCACTGGTTTGATCCGGCGCTCGCAGACGAGGTCGTACATGCCATTGTCGGGTTAGACGGCGTCGCGCGAATGGAAGCGCTGACTTCCGAGGCGTAG
- a CDS encoding type III pantothenate kinase codes for MQLVVDVGNTETVVGLALSPTDIVNHWRVSSSVPRTEDEMTALIRAFLTGDGVDENLITQGVVGSVVPSVNHVWMKTLGKIVSGDVLAVGPGSDLPIRLDVEEPMSVGADRVVNTLAAMELYHRDTIAVDLGTATTFDCITGEGVFKGGVISPGLNAGMDWLAARTAKLPKVELQPPGLVIGRRTDTCIQSGVFYSALDAVDGIVRRIKNEWGSPDALVVATGGFANTIAPHLQTVDETEPFLTLYGLAMAGKHIAGAS; via the coding sequence ATGCAACTCGTCGTCGACGTAGGTAACACCGAGACCGTTGTTGGTTTGGCATTGAGCCCGACCGACATCGTGAATCATTGGCGTGTATCTTCATCCGTCCCGCGCACTGAGGACGAGATGACCGCGCTCATTCGTGCATTCTTGACCGGCGATGGCGTCGATGAGAACCTCATCACCCAGGGGGTTGTCGGGTCCGTCGTACCGTCGGTGAACCACGTGTGGATGAAGACTCTCGGCAAGATCGTGAGCGGCGACGTGCTTGCGGTCGGTCCGGGGAGCGACCTGCCCATTCGGCTCGACGTTGAAGAGCCGATGTCTGTGGGCGCGGATCGTGTGGTAAATACACTCGCGGCTATGGAGCTCTACCATCGAGACACGATCGCGGTCGATCTCGGGACCGCCACCACCTTCGACTGCATTACGGGCGAGGGCGTCTTCAAGGGTGGGGTGATTTCCCCGGGGCTGAATGCCGGCATGGACTGGTTGGCCGCACGTACCGCCAAGCTGCCCAAGGTCGAACTCCAGCCACCCGGACTAGTAATTGGCCGCCGTACGGATACCTGTATCCAGAGCGGCGTCTTCTATTCGGCGCTCGACGCGGTAGATGGCATCGTGAGGCGGATAAAGAACGAGTGGGGAAGTCCGGATGCTCTAGTCGTAGCCACAGGCGGCTTCGCGAACACGATTGCTCCTCACCTTCAGACTGTCGATGAGACTGAGCCATTCCTGACGCTTTATGGCCTTGCGATGGCGGGTAAACACATTGCCGGTGCTTCCTGA
- a CDS encoding biotin--[acetyl-CoA-carboxylase] ligase encodes MTEWEGAPLHTWAAAWGVPQLLVWDRVTSTNDVLLGCASEGAPVHTVVIADEQSEGRGRRGADWFSPSQGGLWISFLACPGPESAPVLPLLSGIAAARAIEQSVLGWRGSASRVGLKWPNDLIIADRKVGGVLCEAVGGRVVIGIGINVRATVQDLPPEIADRAGAVEEFAVTPVRHSALAGALVRELAGLTETAGRMIGVTELAELRDRDVLSGRRVITEQAGEGVAIEISPEGMLLLERPDGSRVSVVAGSVRPIL; translated from the coding sequence ATGACGGAGTGGGAGGGGGCCCCGTTGCATACATGGGCCGCGGCATGGGGCGTCCCTCAATTGCTTGTGTGGGACCGGGTCACATCCACGAATGACGTACTCCTCGGCTGTGCCTCTGAAGGGGCTCCCGTACATACCGTCGTGATTGCGGATGAACAATCTGAAGGAAGGGGCCGCCGGGGGGCTGATTGGTTTTCTCCGTCGCAGGGCGGCCTGTGGATTTCTTTCCTCGCGTGTCCGGGGCCCGAGAGTGCTCCCGTGCTCCCACTCCTGAGTGGGATTGCCGCGGCCCGCGCCATTGAACAGTCAGTATTGGGGTGGCGCGGGTCTGCGTCTCGTGTGGGTCTGAAGTGGCCGAACGACCTCATCATCGCGGATCGCAAGGTCGGTGGTGTGCTTTGTGAGGCAGTGGGAGGTCGCGTCGTGATCGGGATCGGGATCAATGTGAGGGCGACAGTCCAGGACCTGCCCCCGGAAATTGCTGACCGTGCGGGTGCCGTTGAAGAGTTCGCAGTGACACCGGTGCGTCATTCGGCACTGGCAGGGGCGCTTGTTAGGGAGCTGGCAGGGCTCACCGAGACTGCGGGCCGTATGATCGGGGTGACCGAACTGGCTGAACTCCGGGACCGCGATGTTCTTTCCGGGCGTCGCGTGATCACGGAACAAGCCGGTGAAGGAGTGGCTATCGAGATCAGTCCGGAAGGAATGCTCCTACTGGAGCGGCCGGACGGCTCGCGGGTATCTGTCGTCGCAGGGAGCGTGCGGCCGATATTGTGA
- a CDS encoding undecaprenyl-diphosphate phosphatase: protein MTIWEAVFLGFVQGATEFLPVSSSGHLVIAQTLMGIDMTGVVFEVAVHVATLVSILWVYRERVLALVSGIFAKDGKTYEYVGLLMVATLPAGLAGVFAKDWIEGLFENPMAPGIALLVTGVVLWSSRGPIERAALARPGWTAALAIGVAQAFALVPGISRSGSTVVVALWLGVASEEAAAFSFLMAVPAIAGAAVLQFGGLGGGGGPSSAALLAGGVTAALTGVFAIKTFVAMLSKKSFYLFAPYCWVAGAGFLTFLWVR from the coding sequence GTGACGATCTGGGAGGCCGTCTTTCTCGGATTCGTCCAGGGGGCCACCGAGTTCCTTCCCGTGTCGAGTTCGGGACACCTGGTCATCGCGCAGACCCTGATGGGGATCGACATGACCGGCGTCGTGTTTGAGGTCGCGGTTCATGTCGCGACTCTCGTGTCGATCCTATGGGTGTACCGAGAGCGTGTGTTGGCTCTTGTGTCCGGGATCTTTGCGAAGGACGGCAAGACCTACGAGTACGTCGGATTGCTGATGGTCGCGACACTCCCAGCCGGCCTGGCTGGTGTCTTTGCGAAGGACTGGATCGAGGGGCTCTTCGAGAACCCCATGGCGCCCGGGATCGCTCTTTTGGTAACCGGGGTCGTTTTGTGGTCGAGTCGGGGCCCCATTGAACGCGCGGCCCTCGCTCGGCCAGGCTGGACCGCTGCCTTGGCGATTGGGGTTGCGCAGGCATTCGCGTTGGTGCCCGGTATTTCCCGTTCGGGGTCCACAGTGGTTGTCGCACTGTGGCTCGGTGTCGCATCGGAGGAGGCAGCCGCGTTTTCCTTTCTGATGGCGGTTCCCGCGATTGCTGGAGCGGCTGTGTTGCAATTCGGAGGATTGGGCGGGGGCGGGGGACCAAGCTCGGCTGCTCTCCTGGCCGGTGGTGTCACGGCCGCGCTTACCGGCGTCTTCGCCATCAAGACATTCGTGGCCATGCTCAGCAAGAAATCTTTCTATCTTTTCGCTCCCTATTGCTGGGTCGCGGGAGCCGGGTTCCTGACCTTCCTATGGGTACGCTGA
- the bshA gene encoding N-acetyl-alpha-D-glucosaminyl L-malate synthase BshA yields MKIGITCYPTYGGSGAVATELGLLLAERGHEVHFVSYALPFRLNKFRERVFFHEVEMEDYPLFEHPPYSLALAVALHDTAKKHELDLVHVHYAIPHATSAWIAQEMLAQERDLKILTTLHGTDITLVGLHPSFHAITRFSILRSHGLTAVSEFLKRETVRDFTVPEDRIEVIPNFIDTKVFRPGLEPCHRATLAPDGEKIVMHISNFRSVKRVEDVVATFARLNDKVPSRLVLVGDGPDRLRALMKAEELGVRDQVLFLGKHTSVHELLSCADLFLLPSESESFGLAALEAMACGTPVVASNAGGIPEVVVDGETGYLLDIGDIDGMADAGTRILEDEDHWQRLSEGARAMAVERFSAARVVPQYEAYYDRVVNGGGE; encoded by the coding sequence ATGAAAATCGGAATCACCTGTTATCCGACGTACGGCGGATCCGGTGCTGTAGCTACCGAGTTGGGTCTCCTTCTCGCAGAGAGGGGGCACGAGGTCCACTTCGTGTCGTATGCTCTGCCGTTCAGGCTCAACAAGTTCCGCGAGCGGGTCTTCTTCCATGAAGTAGAGATGGAGGACTACCCCCTCTTCGAGCACCCACCGTATTCGTTGGCCTTGGCTGTCGCCCTCCATGACACTGCCAAGAAGCACGAACTGGACCTCGTCCATGTACACTATGCGATTCCGCATGCTACGTCGGCCTGGATCGCCCAGGAAATGCTCGCTCAAGAGCGCGATCTCAAGATTCTGACGACGCTGCACGGGACCGATATCACCCTGGTGGGTCTGCATCCGTCATTCCACGCGATCACCCGGTTTTCGATTCTTCGTTCTCACGGGCTCACTGCGGTGTCCGAGTTCCTGAAGCGTGAGACCGTTCGTGATTTCACTGTCCCGGAGGACCGTATCGAAGTGATTCCGAACTTCATCGATACGAAGGTGTTTCGACCGGGCCTGGAGCCCTGCCACAGGGCTACACTCGCGCCCGACGGCGAGAAAATTGTCATGCACATTTCCAACTTTCGGTCTGTGAAGCGCGTCGAGGACGTGGTCGCCACGTTCGCTCGCTTGAATGACAAGGTGCCGTCGCGCCTCGTACTGGTCGGAGATGGCCCGGATCGACTCAGGGCGCTCATGAAGGCGGAGGAACTGGGTGTTCGTGATCAGGTTCTCTTCTTGGGGAAACACACCTCCGTGCATGAGTTGTTGTCATGCGCCGACCTCTTTTTGCTCCCTTCAGAGAGCGAGTCGTTTGGCTTGGCCGCTCTGGAGGCCATGGCATGTGGGACTCCGGTAGTGGCATCGAACGCGGGTGGGATCCCAGAGGTCGTTGTGGACGGGGAAACCGGATATTTGTTGGACATCGGAGACATCGATGGCATGGCCGATGCCGGGACCCGGATCCTAGAGGATGAGGATCATTGGCAAAGACTGTCGGAGGGCGCCCGTGCCATGGCGGTTGAACGCTTCTCTGCGGCCCGCGTGGTGCCACAGTACGAGGCATACTACGACCGAGTGGTCAACGGCGGTGGCGAGTGA
- the miaA gene encoding tRNA (adenosine(37)-N6)-dimethylallyltransferase MiaA translates to MKGETPTFLAIVGPTASGKTQLSMAVAARMPVEIISMDSRQVYRGMDVGTDKVTAEARALVPHHCLDLIDPDQRYSAGRFARDVRRWVGEIRGRGRLPLLVGGTGFFLKSVMEPIFAEPPLNEARLQALRSYMAQMDVETLALWVHRLDPVRAELAVQGGPRRMTRTIEVALLTGRPLSWWHREAPTEADPLNGFVVVLDVPRDEMDRRIDARVESMVERGLLEEVRSLLDAGYGMDDPGMTGTGYRQIARHLEGEMTLDEALSEVRQATRRYARRQITWYRHQLPTSVPHIDAMRPVQEQLSSVLLGWSAAGGSLPGSRSLSLGATP, encoded by the coding sequence GTGAAAGGAGAGACGCCGACCTTCCTGGCCATCGTCGGGCCCACTGCATCGGGTAAGACGCAGCTGTCCATGGCCGTGGCGGCGCGGATGCCCGTTGAAATCATCTCGATGGACTCGCGTCAGGTATATCGCGGCATGGATGTGGGGACAGACAAGGTGACTGCAGAGGCTCGCGCCCTGGTCCCTCACCACTGCCTCGACCTCATCGATCCCGACCAACGGTATTCCGCGGGCCGGTTCGCCCGTGATGTTCGGCGGTGGGTCGGAGAAATCCGGGGACGGGGCAGGCTCCCGTTGCTCGTCGGCGGCACCGGTTTCTTTCTCAAGTCCGTGATGGAGCCGATCTTCGCCGAGCCACCCTTGAATGAGGCCCGACTGCAGGCCCTGCGGAGTTATATGGCCCAGATGGATGTGGAGACCCTCGCACTCTGGGTTCACCGGCTTGACCCTGTTCGGGCGGAACTCGCGGTGCAGGGTGGGCCACGACGTATGACCCGTACCATCGAGGTAGCGCTGCTTACGGGACGTCCTCTGTCGTGGTGGCACCGCGAGGCGCCTACGGAGGCAGACCCGTTGAATGGGTTTGTGGTCGTTCTGGATGTGCCTCGGGACGAGATGGATCGGCGAATCGATGCTCGTGTTGAGAGCATGGTGGAACGGGGGTTACTCGAGGAGGTACGCAGCTTGCTGGATGCAGGCTACGGGATGGACGATCCTGGTATGACCGGTACAGGTTATCGGCAAATCGCACGCCACTTGGAAGGTGAGATGACGCTCGACGAGGCCCTAAGTGAGGTCCGGCAGGCCACTCGCCGCTACGCGCGGCGACAGATCACTTGGTACCGACATCAACTGCCCACCTCCGTCCCTCATATCGACGCGATGCGGCCGGTCCAAGAGCAGCTGTCGTCCGTACTTTTAGGGTGGAGTGCAGCAGGGGGCTCGTTGCCCGGGTCACGATCCCTGTCCTTGGGAGCCACACCATGA